Part of the Chitinispirillum alkaliphilum genome, ATTACTGTAATAAATTTCGACTGGAAATCCAACTCCATACAATTAGAAGTCATTGATTCAAAAATCAAAGAACCATTGGAAAATATTCCTCCATTGCAGTTTGCAAAGCCGGATCTTTTTTTAGAAGTGTTAAACAAACCCGAAGATGAGCAGAAAGGGCTGGAGCTCATTCTTCCGGAAAAAATATCTTCAAGCGATACATCTGTAATCCTCAAAGTTTCATTTCCCGTTGACTCCATTACACCTTTTGAGTTCGACATTGGTGAACAGCAGCAATTGAAAACCATACCATTTCATCTCATACTCCTCAGACAGTTTCAGAACCATTCCCCGATCTATTCAATTCCGGTTATTGCAGCATATAACAGCAATGATACAGAGGGCAATACCGGCTTTTTTGAAATTGATTTGCGAAAACTGGTTCCTACTGCATTAACAAGACCGGGTAAATATTACTGCTATCTTGCAGGATTAAATCTCTTTTCGGATGTACAGGTTGTAATTGTTGAGGATGAGGGTGAAGGTGAATAGGAACACAGAATTGAGTTACAATTATGGATAGTGACGGAAAAATGTTTGAGGAGGTTAGGCTACCTATAAATACCGAAGCCATGAAAACATTTGATATCACTAAAAAAAGTTCCATGGCAAAGAGATCAATTAAAGCCGGTCTGGAGCATGAATATTGTATTATAACAAGGAGATCATAAGCTTACAGCAAAAATAAAAATAAAGAACTATGAGTTTTCCGTCTCAAGCGACGAAACATTTAAAGTGAGTAAAAAGATTAATGAAAAATGGGAAGTAATTGGAGAGACCAATCCAAGAGATAAAACTATGGGACTCGGAGTAAGTTGGACAACGGATGAACTGCCTGGTGTTCCACAAATCTCATTTTTTGCCGGATTGTTTGTTTAGGGTTTAAGAGAGGATTCTGTAATGCCTCTCGTATCAAATGCACCAGGTTTTTTTGAACGAAGAGCTACTGGTGAACTTCTTTCACCTATTACAAAGTGGAACGACTTAAACCTTCGTGAGCAGCGGCTGCTTACAGTTCTGGGTTTCATGAAGGATGGAGATCCTGTCTGGGAAAACAGGATTTTTTGGGATTATAAACATCAATACCCTATTGAGCAGTTTCCAAGGTCAGCACAAACTTCTTACTTAGACCTCTCTGCTGAGGAACAAGTAGCAGTAATACATCTGGGATTCAACGGAACAACCTGGCCAAGTAGAATTAAGGATACCGCAGCAAATCAATAATTATGTAACATTTTAAACAGGAGAAAGCAATCATGAACAGTGGCGAAAGAAAATTTCACAAACGAGCACAGAACGTTGTATCAATTGTCATCTTTTTGATAAGTATGATTTTTGCTACAGACAATACGTCAGAAAGTTACACTACTGTCGATTCGAGCAACAAAAGTACGGGTCTTTTCGAACGACTATTATCTTCAGAAGAACCCCCATTTACTGATATTGAAAGGGAAGCATTTTTAGATGTTTTAAAGGGGCATCGAGGCTTAACCTCCTCGCGGACTTCAAGTGTTTATGAACAGAAACATGTAAAAATCATCGAATTTACCACTATTCCTCAAATAGATATGCCGATTCATAAAGATGCAGCATTTAAAGGAGTTCTGGAACATGCGCGATTAAAAATCGCCACTTTATATGAAGCGATAATGGACACATCTAACCTGCACCTCTTTCATGGTGATATTACTCTTGAAATACTACTGAACAAAGAGGGACGCGTTAAAACCTGTAAAATCCAAGGATCTTCCGTGAGGGTTCCTGATGTGAATAATTCACTTATAGATTTCGTTGAACAACTCGATTTCGAGCCGGTTTGGTATGATAAGAGAATAAATGGAATGACTGTAAAGTTTTCATTTCGCCCCTGATCAAAAGTGTTGTGTATAGTGTACGTTCTCTGCAGAGGAACAAGTGGCAGTAGTGCATCTTGGTTTCAATTCGACAACCTGGCCAAATTTTATTAAACGTACCGCTGCAAAGTAATAATGAAAAAATAATAAAATCAGGAGAATACAATTATGAAAAAAAATAAACTTTTTTCAATTAGTATCATAGTAACCCTTGCTATTTGCGCTACAGCCATGATGTCTATAGCAGATTCTGAAGATAGCATTTCAGAATCAAGCCCGCCAGCACAACAAGAAACAGAAATTGATAGAGCACTTCTAAAAGGGATGTTTAGACCCAAAGAAGATGTGGATAAAAGTCAAGAAACTATTTTTCCTGGTGAAATTGACTTTAAAGATTTAATAAATCCTTCAGGAGGCTTAACCTCCTTGCGACCTTCAAGTGTTTATGAACAGAAACATGTAAAAATCATCGAATTTACCACTATTCCTCAAATAGATATGCCGATTCAAAAAGAAGCAGCATTCAAAGGAGTTCTGGAACATGCGCGTTTAAAAATCGCCACTTTATATGAAGCGATAATGGACACATCTAACCTGCACTTCTTTCATGGTGATATTACTCTTGAAATACTACTGAACAAAGAGGGACGCGTTAAAACCTGTAAAATCCAAGGATCTTCCGTGAGGGTTCCTGATGTGAATAATTCACTTATAGATTTCGTTGAACAACTCGATTTCGAGCCGGTTTGGTATGATAAGAGAATAAATGGAATGATTGTAAAGTTTTCATTTCGCCCCTGATCAAAAGTGTTGTATATAGTGTACGTCCTTTTCAATTGAGGTTTACTCTGATCAGCCCGTTTTATGTTACTTTTTGTTTTCTGGTGCCGATTGAAGCTTGCGAATATTCTATCTCGGTGGATTTACACAGAAAGCCACTACCTATACACATCTCTCTCTGAGCCCCATAGATGGTAGTGAACACATGCTCTTTCATTTGTTAATATCTCTATCTATATTATCCCAGGCCTCATAGGCACGACACATCTGCTCCTATATCCCAATCCGCTCTTTATTTTTCTCCTGAGCACCATAGGTGCGGCACGTCTGTAGCAAATGAAATTTGCGGAAGACATCCGGAGGTCCGGAGGACCGGCACCAAAAATCGATACATTTATTCATTTCCCAAAAAAATTTTGATTCAACACAATCCCCCCCCAGAAACCATATTTTTCAAGCATTTTTCACATTTCCATATTAAATTCACATAAAACCAAGCTTCTCCGCAATTGAGGGGCTGAGTTCAAGATGTGGGGTTTAGGGGAATTGCGGATATAATCTTTAGCGTTGGCCAAAATTCTTGAACTGCTCTTCTCAAGACAGGGCGCGGGGGAAGAAAAAGAGATTATGAAACAAAATAAATCGAATTACTACTTCACAACAATTCTTCTTATTCATATACTTGTCTATTTTTTTGCAATTGATAATGATATTTTCACATTACATGAATACCTTAATCGTCCAAACCAAACCCATACTGAACAACCACGTTTAATTAATGTTTCATGTTTTGACAAATCGATTTATGATTTATCCCAATTAACAGTCTCTTGTAATGTAAAAATCAATAATCCACAAATCGTAATCATTTGGAATTCGATTTTTCTTTCGTATAATTCACGAGTACACCATTTATTGAAAATTAATGGATCCTATTTTGCGCAAAAATTTAGACTGATAACTGCTTTGCATAGAAAGAATGTTTTTCATAAATCCTCTGAAGACGAAGATAAGGAATATTGCTTTAGCTCATAAACGGTAATTCCTGTTTAAAAATCAATTTAACAATTTTTAGAGGATAATAAATGACTATGAATAAAGAAATAAATGATACAATTGTGAACTCAATTAAACGAAAATCCTTATTATATAGAATTTTCAAATATCTCCTTGTTATTTTAGCTTCAGTTACCCTATTAATTTTAGCCTTTGTCGCTTGGATATATTTCACTCTCATTGCCGGCCCAGGACCTTTCGAGTTTAATGATTTTCATCCCTTCAAATCTTCTAAGGCAAAATTAGAATATTTAGCTTATGAAGATGCCATGGTAAAGAATTGGCCGGTAATTTCTGAAGAAAAGACTGTTACTACATCATTTGGAAAAACCTTCATGAGAATCAGTGGCCCTGTTGATGCTCCTCCATTGGTTCTTTTGCCTGGCGGAGGGTCTAACTCACTGATATGGGATGCTAATATTGAGGCATTTTCGGAAAAATATCGAACCTATGCTCTTGATAATATTTATGACTGGGGAAGAAGTGTGTATGTTCGTAAAATCGAAAATGGTCAAGATTTTGCGAACTGGCTTGATGAATTATTCGATACACTACAACTTGGCAACAGCATTAATTTGGCCGGATATTCATACGGTGGTTGGGTAGCTAGTCAGTACGCACTTAATTTCCCTGCGCGATTGGCTGGTCTTGTTCTCATCGCTCCTGCATGGACAATCTTGGATGTTACTATGGAATTTTTATTTGCGATGGCAAAATCTATCCTGCCCATTCGAACCTTTAAATCAGATATGATGTATTGGGTATGGAAAGACCTCGCAGAAATGGGCGAAACCGGAAAAAGAAGAGTTGAAGACCGAATAGACTATTATCAAATCGCAATGAAATGTTTTAAATTCAAAACAGGAGTGCAGCCCACCGTTCTTACTGATACAGAACTTAATCAATTGAAAATGCCGGTTCTGTATCTTGTTGGAGAGAATGAAACAATCTATGACGGTGAAAGTGCAATAAATCGCCTGCGCGAAACTGCACCGCAAATTGAAACTTTTTTTATTAGAAATACAGGACATGATTTAATGTTTACGCATACAGATATGGTAAACAGAAGAATACTTGAATTTCTCAAGAAATGATTGAAAACTGAAAGAAAAAGAACTTATAAAGACCCGCACCCGAAGACAAGAGGGGAGCAGTCCAAGAACTCTGCGCTTCGCTTGCCCTTCGGGTCGGCCAACAAACGCAGCACAAAAGTTTGCTCCACTTCATTTCGCAAACCTTCGTGCGTGCGTCAAACGTTATATGCCATGCCTGCCAAAAAGAGAGGACGAATGGAAATCTTATTAGCAGATATCAATGACATCTCTGAGATTTTGGATTTACAGAAAATATCATACAAACAGGAAGCTGAAATATATAACGATTATCAGATCCCGCCTTTAACACAAACAGTTGAAGAAATCGAAAATGAATTTAATAATAATACAGTATTAAAAGCTGTAATTGATGATATTATTGTTGGCTCAGTTAGAGCATATATCAAAAAAAACAAATGCTATATTGGAAGATTAATAGTTCATCCAAATCATCAAAACAAAGGTATTGGCACAAAATTAATGAATAAAATTGAAAAATATCTTGAAGATAAAGGGATTGTTAAATATGAGTTGTTTACGGGAGAAAAAAGTCAAAAAAATATTTATCTATATCAAAAATTAGGTTATAAAATATTCAAAAGCGAAAAGCTAAGTGATATTGTTATAATTGTTTACTTTGAAAAAGAAATTGCCAGGCACGGCATATAACATCAAGCGTTTTTTCTGCATTCAGGGTGCAGAAAAAACCTGTTGAACGAAGCGCTCATCAAAGCAACTGCTGCTATATTGATTATAGGAAAAAGTATTCAGGGCGTATTACCGGCAAAGATCCGCTTGTCTGTAAGGAATGCAAAAAAGGGAGAATGATACTTATATCGCAATGACAGGCCGGAGGAAACAGCTGATCTTGGTTCAGGAGGGAATACCCTAAAGCTCAGGATGTAAGATCACTTGAGGTATAGAAACGTGCCGACTTTTTGTCTTTTAAAAAGCAGCTGTTTTAGGAGCCTCAAGGTTTCTATTTCTTAGAACTTTATAAAAGGTGTTTTGTTTGTGTTTTATTTTGATAAGATGAGGAGATTTTTTTTGACAATCACTTTCTGAACAGATATCCCACCCCCCAATTTGCCGATACTATATTATCCATATGCCTCTTTTGGCAAGTAACAGGCAGGATTCAATTTCCTATATAATATGTAAGGTAATGTGCAGTTGCCCGGCTTTGTTCAACGGAATTACATCCGCAATTGAAAGGCTGAGTTCAAGATGTGGTTTTATGGGAATTGCGGATATAATCCTTAGCGTTTTGTGCAATATGCTTTGGCCAGAAATAGGATGGCGCGCGGAATAAGAAAGCATGAA contains:
- a CDS encoding carboxylesterase — protein: MTMNKEINDTIVNSIKRKSLLYRIFKYLLVILASVTLLILAFVAWIYFTLIAGPGPFEFNDFHPFKSSKAKLEYLAYEDAMVKNWPVISEEKTVTTSFGKTFMRISGPVDAPPLVLLPGGGSNSLIWDANIEAFSEKYRTYALDNIYDWGRSVYVRKIENGQDFANWLDELFDTLQLGNSINLAGYSYGGWVASQYALNFPARLAGLVLIAPAWTILDVTMEFLFAMAKSILPIRTFKSDMMYWVWKDLAEMGETGKRRVEDRIDYYQIAMKCFKFKTGVQPTVLTDTELNQLKMPVLYLVGENETIYDGESAINRLRETAPQIETFFIRNTGHDLMFTHTDMVNRRILEFLKK